A window of the Falco rusticolus isolate bFalRus1 chromosome 1, bFalRus1.pri, whole genome shotgun sequence genome harbors these coding sequences:
- the LOC119148860 gene encoding meiosis 1 arrest protein isoform X1: MNSRKLLSEARRTFPATKVHCQQPARILIVDVTSPSQTNACSVLSEALENTLCLACALTGTCRVPLLSLYVVQNQQECLLPFTQVKENFARIQACISELRSLPREGCFPQRGHGVVQAVQDGLQQFKQYSRHTAAGSSTNSSVEITILTSQSSKEMVKQLEKKLKEIDLVSLRRIQVIEVLKRDFLEPEDAEQCMPAEEPSSNDVAILGMDIDVQTIEDNVISLEMLFKTWLHDYGTEREHLHLLLPSGGFSRATAPRTTLSISFSLPLCRELPHPTALKITQACPMGMFSHVPHPMCLKCDLQERLLDPALLSGTADGTMRAVDLNSPCQMAAWPATVLYKLQVVKALKSEGVCESVLYGLPFIIKPTTCWQLDWDELEINQHSFHALCHSLLKRKWMLLAKREPQNTSPNWNVMVHSYYIIIPSDSATLLVKAVAIRELLLPSTFPALLAEQPERVHGPIESALNSLEVEVAYNPLHLKSNLYKYLKSMLYKPLQRQQAQPRDQRPERHQPKQHQSRAKATVAPLLMAPSPAQVFRPPAVRRDSCERSLLPKEYDEFLQ; this comes from the exons ATGAATTCCAGAAAATTACTCTCAGAAGCACGGAGAACGTTTCCTGCTACTAAAGTacactgccagcagccagcacggATTCTCATTGTGGATGTCACATCACCATCCCAGACCAACGCTTGTTCGGTACTCTCCGAAGCTCTAGAAAACACACTCTGCTTGGCCTGTGCTTTGACAGGCACCTGCCGTGTTCCCCTGCTGAGCCTCTACGTGGTGCAGAACCAGCAGGAGTGTCTGCTTCCCTTCACG caagtgaaagaaaacttcGCACGAATTCAAGCTTGCATTTCAGAGCTCCGTTCACTACCAAGAGAGGGCTGTTTCCCACAGCGGGGACATGGAGTGGTACAAGCTGTGCAGGATGGATTGCAGCAGTTCAAACAATACAgcagacacacagcagcaggaagctcAACAAATAGTTCTGTTGAG ATCACAATTTTGACTAGCCAGTCCAGCAAAGAAATGgtaaagcagctggaaaagaagttaaaagaaatagaCCTTGTGAGTTTACGAAGAATACAGGTCATTGAGGTTTTGAAGAGAGACTTTCTGGAGCCTGAGGATGCGGAACAGTGCATGCCAGCAGAAGAGCCCAGCAGCAATG atgttGCAATCCTGGGAATGGACATCGATGTGCAAACCATAGAGGACAACGTCATCAGCTTGGAGATGCTGTTTAAAACATGGCTACATGACTATGGCACAGAGAGAGAAcacctccatctcctccttccGTCAGGAGGCTTCAGCCGTGCCACTGCACCCAGGACCACCCtaagtatttcattttctcttccactCTGCAGGGAGCTCCCACATCCCACAGCCTTAAAGATTACCCAGGCCTGTCCTATGGGCATGTTCTCTCACGTCCCTCACCCAA TGTGCCTGAAATGCGATTTGCAGGAGAGATTGCTCGACCCAGCTCTACTTTCTGGGACAGCTGATGGCACCATGAGGGCGGTAGATCTGAATTCACCCTGCCAGATGGCAGCCTGGCCAGCCACAGTGCTGTACAAACTCCAGGTTGTAAA GGCTCTGAAGTCTGAAGGGGTCTGCGAGTCTGTACTGTACGGTCTGCCCTTCATCATCAAGCCCACAACCTGCTGGCAGCTTGACTGGGATGAACTGGAGATAAATCAGCACAGTTTCCATGCTCTATGTCATAGTCTTCTG AAAAGGAAGTGGATGCTTTTGGCCAAACGTGAGCCTCAGAATACTAGTCCAAACTGGAACGTAATGGTGCATTCCTACTACATCATTATCCCCTCCGACTCTGCCACTCTACTTGTCAAAGCAGTCGCCATCAGAGAGCTCTTGCTACCATCGACCTTCCCAGCCCTCCTTGCTGAGCAGCCTGAGAGAGTGCATGGCCCCATAGAG AGTGCCCTGAACAGCTTGGAAGTGGAAGTTGCTTATAACCCCTTGCACCTAAAAAGCAACCTCTACAAATACCTGAAGAGTATGTTGTACAAACctctgcagagacagcaggCTCAGCCCAGGGACCAGCGACCAGAGCGGCATCAACCCAAGCAG caccagagcagagcaaaagcCACGGTGGCACCCCTTCTGATGGCTCCTTCTCCTGCCCAAGTGTTCAGACCACCGGCGGTGAGGAGAGATTCCTGCGAGcgctccctgctccccaaagAGTATGACGAGTTCCTGCAGTGA
- the LOC119148860 gene encoding meiosis 1 arrest protein isoform X2 produces MNSRKLLSEARRTFPATKVHCQQPARILIVDVTSPSQTNACSVLSEALENTLCLACALTGTCRVPLLSLYVVQNQQECLLPFTQVKENFARIQACISELRSLPREGCFPQRGHGVVQAVQDGLQQFKQYSRHTAAGSSTNSSVEITILTSQSSKEMVKQLEKKLKEIDLVSLRRIQVIEVLKRDFLEPEDAEQCMPAEEPSSNDVAILGMDIDVQTIEDNVISLEMLFKTWLHDYGTEREHLHLLLPSGGFSRATAPRTTLSISFSLPLCRELPHPTALKITQACPMGMFSHVPHPMCLKCDLQERLLDPALLSGTADGTMRAVDLNSPCQMAAWPATVLYKLQVVKALKSEGVCESVLYGLPFIIKPTTCWQLDWDELEINQHSFHALCHSLLKRKWMLLAKREPQNTSPNWNVMVHSYYIIIPSDSATLLVKAVAIRELLLPSTFPALLAEQPERVHGPIESALNSLEVEVAYNPLHLKSNLYKYLKSMLYKPLQRQQAQPRDQRPERHQPKQHLLHPELLPERREGEAWSSSPSKMTGLIHNTEPEKKPDHLS; encoded by the exons ATGAATTCCAGAAAATTACTCTCAGAAGCACGGAGAACGTTTCCTGCTACTAAAGTacactgccagcagccagcacggATTCTCATTGTGGATGTCACATCACCATCCCAGACCAACGCTTGTTCGGTACTCTCCGAAGCTCTAGAAAACACACTCTGCTTGGCCTGTGCTTTGACAGGCACCTGCCGTGTTCCCCTGCTGAGCCTCTACGTGGTGCAGAACCAGCAGGAGTGTCTGCTTCCCTTCACG caagtgaaagaaaacttcGCACGAATTCAAGCTTGCATTTCAGAGCTCCGTTCACTACCAAGAGAGGGCTGTTTCCCACAGCGGGGACATGGAGTGGTACAAGCTGTGCAGGATGGATTGCAGCAGTTCAAACAATACAgcagacacacagcagcaggaagctcAACAAATAGTTCTGTTGAG ATCACAATTTTGACTAGCCAGTCCAGCAAAGAAATGgtaaagcagctggaaaagaagttaaaagaaatagaCCTTGTGAGTTTACGAAGAATACAGGTCATTGAGGTTTTGAAGAGAGACTTTCTGGAGCCTGAGGATGCGGAACAGTGCATGCCAGCAGAAGAGCCCAGCAGCAATG atgttGCAATCCTGGGAATGGACATCGATGTGCAAACCATAGAGGACAACGTCATCAGCTTGGAGATGCTGTTTAAAACATGGCTACATGACTATGGCACAGAGAGAGAAcacctccatctcctccttccGTCAGGAGGCTTCAGCCGTGCCACTGCACCCAGGACCACCCtaagtatttcattttctcttccactCTGCAGGGAGCTCCCACATCCCACAGCCTTAAAGATTACCCAGGCCTGTCCTATGGGCATGTTCTCTCACGTCCCTCACCCAA TGTGCCTGAAATGCGATTTGCAGGAGAGATTGCTCGACCCAGCTCTACTTTCTGGGACAGCTGATGGCACCATGAGGGCGGTAGATCTGAATTCACCCTGCCAGATGGCAGCCTGGCCAGCCACAGTGCTGTACAAACTCCAGGTTGTAAA GGCTCTGAAGTCTGAAGGGGTCTGCGAGTCTGTACTGTACGGTCTGCCCTTCATCATCAAGCCCACAACCTGCTGGCAGCTTGACTGGGATGAACTGGAGATAAATCAGCACAGTTTCCATGCTCTATGTCATAGTCTTCTG AAAAGGAAGTGGATGCTTTTGGCCAAACGTGAGCCTCAGAATACTAGTCCAAACTGGAACGTAATGGTGCATTCCTACTACATCATTATCCCCTCCGACTCTGCCACTCTACTTGTCAAAGCAGTCGCCATCAGAGAGCTCTTGCTACCATCGACCTTCCCAGCCCTCCTTGCTGAGCAGCCTGAGAGAGTGCATGGCCCCATAGAG AGTGCCCTGAACAGCTTGGAAGTGGAAGTTGCTTATAACCCCTTGCACCTAAAAAGCAACCTCTACAAATACCTGAAGAGTATGTTGTACAAACctctgcagagacagcaggCTCAGCCCAGGGACCAGCGACCAGAGCGGCATCAACCCAAGCAG CATCTGTTACACCCTGAACTGTTGCCAGAAAGGAGGGAAGGTGAAGCATGGAGCAGCAGTCCGAGCAAGATGACAGGTCTGATCCACAACACtgagccagaaaaaaaaccagaccatCTCTCCTGA
- the LOC119148860 gene encoding meiosis 1 arrest protein isoform X3, giving the protein MNSRKLLSEARRTFPATKVHCQQPARILIVDVTSPSQTNACSVLSEALENTLCLACALTGTCRVPLLSLYVVQNQQECLLPFTQVKENFARIQACISELRSLPREGCFPQRGHGVVQAVQDGLQQFKQYSRHTAAGSSTNSSVEITILTSQSSKEMVKQLEKKLKEIDLVSLRRIQVIEVLKRDFLEPEDAEQCMPAEEPSSNDVAILGMDIDVQTIEDNVISLEMLFKTWLHDYGTEREHLHLLLPSGGFSRATAPRTTLMCLKCDLQERLLDPALLSGTADGTMRAVDLNSPCQMAAWPATVLYKLQVVKALKSEGVCESVLYGLPFIIKPTTCWQLDWDELEINQHSFHALCHSLLKRKWMLLAKREPQNTSPNWNVMVHSYYIIIPSDSATLLVKAVAIRELLLPSTFPALLAEQPERVHGPIESALNSLEVEVAYNPLHLKSNLYKYLKSMLYKPLQRQQAQPRDQRPERHQPKQHQSRAKATVAPLLMAPSPAQVFRPPAVRRDSCERSLLPKEYDEFLQ; this is encoded by the exons ATGAATTCCAGAAAATTACTCTCAGAAGCACGGAGAACGTTTCCTGCTACTAAAGTacactgccagcagccagcacggATTCTCATTGTGGATGTCACATCACCATCCCAGACCAACGCTTGTTCGGTACTCTCCGAAGCTCTAGAAAACACACTCTGCTTGGCCTGTGCTTTGACAGGCACCTGCCGTGTTCCCCTGCTGAGCCTCTACGTGGTGCAGAACCAGCAGGAGTGTCTGCTTCCCTTCACG caagtgaaagaaaacttcGCACGAATTCAAGCTTGCATTTCAGAGCTCCGTTCACTACCAAGAGAGGGCTGTTTCCCACAGCGGGGACATGGAGTGGTACAAGCTGTGCAGGATGGATTGCAGCAGTTCAAACAATACAgcagacacacagcagcaggaagctcAACAAATAGTTCTGTTGAG ATCACAATTTTGACTAGCCAGTCCAGCAAAGAAATGgtaaagcagctggaaaagaagttaaaagaaatagaCCTTGTGAGTTTACGAAGAATACAGGTCATTGAGGTTTTGAAGAGAGACTTTCTGGAGCCTGAGGATGCGGAACAGTGCATGCCAGCAGAAGAGCCCAGCAGCAATG atgttGCAATCCTGGGAATGGACATCGATGTGCAAACCATAGAGGACAACGTCATCAGCTTGGAGATGCTGTTTAAAACATGGCTACATGACTATGGCACAGAGAGAGAAcacctccatctcctccttccGTCAGGAGGCTTCAGCCGTGCCACTGCACCCAGGACCACCCtaa TGTGCCTGAAATGCGATTTGCAGGAGAGATTGCTCGACCCAGCTCTACTTTCTGGGACAGCTGATGGCACCATGAGGGCGGTAGATCTGAATTCACCCTGCCAGATGGCAGCCTGGCCAGCCACAGTGCTGTACAAACTCCAGGTTGTAAA GGCTCTGAAGTCTGAAGGGGTCTGCGAGTCTGTACTGTACGGTCTGCCCTTCATCATCAAGCCCACAACCTGCTGGCAGCTTGACTGGGATGAACTGGAGATAAATCAGCACAGTTTCCATGCTCTATGTCATAGTCTTCTG AAAAGGAAGTGGATGCTTTTGGCCAAACGTGAGCCTCAGAATACTAGTCCAAACTGGAACGTAATGGTGCATTCCTACTACATCATTATCCCCTCCGACTCTGCCACTCTACTTGTCAAAGCAGTCGCCATCAGAGAGCTCTTGCTACCATCGACCTTCCCAGCCCTCCTTGCTGAGCAGCCTGAGAGAGTGCATGGCCCCATAGAG AGTGCCCTGAACAGCTTGGAAGTGGAAGTTGCTTATAACCCCTTGCACCTAAAAAGCAACCTCTACAAATACCTGAAGAGTATGTTGTACAAACctctgcagagacagcaggCTCAGCCCAGGGACCAGCGACCAGAGCGGCATCAACCCAAGCAG caccagagcagagcaaaagcCACGGTGGCACCCCTTCTGATGGCTCCTTCTCCTGCCCAAGTGTTCAGACCACCGGCGGTGAGGAGAGATTCCTGCGAGcgctccctgctccccaaagAGTATGACGAGTTCCTGCAGTGA